A portion of the Daphnia magna isolate NIES linkage group LG4, ASM2063170v1.1, whole genome shotgun sequence genome contains these proteins:
- the LOC116920923 gene encoding alpha-(1,3)-fucosyltransferase C, with protein sequence MHRHTLRALFHRPNRHCLIYPLWLFFLFNVFFVKQPTIRDVYDDYHQLDVVQRVDMSTLKDTDVKTILLWNPWYGDFGFTLDDVSSFSRVGCKFKNCVLSKNKTKVVPEQADAIVFLYTNLCELPKVHGRQGFQRYVLLTDDPPMCYPRNYFERDNHFGSFFNWTISYRKNADVTWKRGWVKKLDQPLKKNSFSQIRLRNSKKKKKLVAWYVARCGSKSKREAYINELREYVEVDSYGPCGEKSCPETSGTPGAAILPCLDMLANNYKFILAFERYICDDFVTKRFFDLLDRDTVPIVFGGADYARIAPSHSFIDALSFSPRQLADHLMKLEKNENQYLRHFWWKDIYQVHSGYQELASQPFCDLCEKLNSNLPPKIYRDIDNWWYNSTKCFGPEDRGIVIRHNETIEDLHNVQVPWSFDD encoded by the exons ATGCACAGGCATACACTTCGAGCGTTGTTTCATCGGCCGAATCGTCACTGTCTTATCTACCCGTTGTGGCTCTTCTTTTTGTTCAACGTCTTTTTCGTTAAACAGCCTACGATCCGTGACGTTTATGACGATTATCACCAGCTGGATGTTGTTCAACGTGTAGACATGTCAACACTAAAAGACACCGACGTAAAGACCATTCTTCTGTGGAATCCATGGTACGGCGATTTTGGCTTTACGTTAGACGATGTTTCTTCATTCAG cCGTGTCGGatgcaaattcaagaattgtgTTCtgtctaaaaacaaaacaaaagtggTTCCTGAGCAAGCAGATGCCATTGTTTTCCTGTACACCAATTTGTGCGAGCTACCGAAAGTTCACGGCCGTCAAGGCTTCCAACGATATGTTTTGTTGACAGACGATCCTCCAATGTGCTACCCTCGTAATTACTTTGAACGTGACAACCATTTCGGATCTTTCTTTAACTGGACCATATCGTACCGTAAAAATGCTGATGTGACATGGAAACGGGGCTGGGTTAAGAAGCTGGACCAGCCGCTGAAGAAGAACTCGTTTTCTCA AATCCGGCTAAGAAAcagtaagaagaagaaaaagctaGTTGCTTGGTACGTCGCCCGTTGTGGATCCAAAAGCAAGCGTGAAGCATACATTAACGAGCTGAGA GAATACGTAGAAGTAGATAGCTATGGGCCGTGCGGCGAAAAGAGCTGTCCGGAAACTAGTGGTACGCCAGGTGCAGCTATTCTTCCGTGTCTTGATATGCTGGCTAATAATTACAAATTTATCCTGGCATTTGAACGATACATTTGTGACGACTTCGTAACCAAAAGATTTTTTGATCTTCTTGATCGCGACACGGTGCCTATTGTCTTTGG GGGAGCAGATTACGCAAGAATAGCACCGTCACATTCTTTCATCGATGCGCTCTCGTTCAGTCCAAGGCAATTAGCCGATCACTTAATgaagctagaaaaaaatgaaaatcaatacCTTCGTCATTTTTGGTGGAAAGATATTTATCAG GTGCATTCGGGCTATCAGGAATTAGCATCCCAGCCGTTCTGTGACCTATGCGAGAAACTCAATAGCAATCTTCCTCCAAAAATATATCG GGATATTGACAATTGGTGGTACAACAGCACCAAGTGCTTTGGCCCAGAAGACCGAGGTATCGTGATACGTCATAATGAGACAATCGAAGACTTACACAACGTTCAAGTTCCTTGGTCTTTTGATGATTAA
- the LOC123471600 gene encoding uncharacterized protein LOC123471600 yields the protein MMNFNMMLTTIFFLIGFLPAATASSNFSFERETIMTVCDVNRITINSKGEPIAHCDELPPPGDFFDVSSRTVWEMPCDDTSNDEPLARRPTIWDRSIRALHWLLEGVQDKIRSLGTVLLLAVEDVSRLSLITRRWNVYWFLVGSLAASLLFFIQGLYTSRAGKLSYNIILNVFMGFGGSAAFYMVHLYFENLYVMAVFVVIGIFTLTPWYPELKLSAVGVLTSMELIIPLFGFCVMHVFETQLFFGPILSLYINCGSIVIHIICLMGLYIDEKLILVKVFLLPFYRMFQKVFGLSDRNQNEINFMKASAQELNREIFGTFGELPPEPTSTLEQLDKAFTGLLQKACKIRQGEWRDQCNDFIHYTCLDQAYNLGSTAFFFEAVFSICWKTAYHSCRSLNSIDLDQFCIAPESTAFGKAYAHYQEALETLAREIVIDPLSPKVNNDLLEMTASFDLFAAKWTWWLRHCISWGLAGLCISIVLLSLIYAIVFLVKYRRNLYFCNNYLSRAIMERWDIKLTRRERSRYYSTFTRIMSDYVFVMYNYPSRFAESLRLIGKVMFCFWFEQSAKYLHHLLMNIQFVVPNYGSARFVFNVQGDGMFAFLMRAVLGGFSLESKYCKIADSSVCNTAFIPVEWRTWLQLFLLAFFYFMIGLYQSKSDYIMCRICDFLIPEQGEKRTEVTLEEIVEERRKRGVVAMALAEEEINHPCFDHEQNESVIAFYQPRRWYHRFMPTLVLSTIAYWKFGVDSILCQICGQDIITARYGCKTLLFCEECNCNLTHCPCGSEDCQDLQKFPV from the coding sequence ATGATGAACTTCAACATGATGTTGacaaccattttctttttgattggttttctaCCGGCAGCTACGGCTTCTTCAAATTTCTCATTCGAACGAGAGACAATCATGACCGTCTGCGACGTCAATCGAATAACAATCAACAGTAAAGGCGAGCCAATTGCACATTGCGACGAATTACCGCCACCTGGTGACTTCTTTGACGTTTCCTCACGCACTGTCTGGGAAATGCCTTGCGACGACACCAGTAATGACGAGCCACTCGCCCGTCGACCCACCATCTGGGACCGATCAATCAGAGCCCTGCACTGGCTGCTGGAAGGTGTCCAGGACAAGATCAGATCACTGGGAACGGTCCTGCTTCTTGCTGTCGAAGATGTCAGTCGTTTATCGCTCATCACACGACGCTGGAACGTCTACTGGTTTCTGGTAGGCAGCCTGGCAGCTTCCCTGTTATTTTTCATACAAGGCCTCTACACTAGCCGGGCCGGTAAGTTGAGCTACAACATCATCTTGAATGTCTTCATGGGCTTTGGTGGGTCGGCTGCCTTCTACATGGTTCACCTCTACTTTGAGAACCTCTACGTCATGGCCGTTTTTGTCGTGATTGGAATCTTCACGTTGACACCTTGGTACCCGGAACTCAAATTATCTGCTGTGGGTGTCCTCACTTCAATGGAACTCATCATTCCGCTGTTCGGATTCTGCGTGATGCACGTCTTTGAAACTCAGTTGTTTTTCGGTCCGATTCTCAGTCTTTACATCAACTGTGGTTCCATTGTGATCCATATAATCTGTCTGATGGGACTCTACATCGACGAAAAATTAATTCTGGTCAAAGTCTTTCTTTTGCCATTTTACCGCATGTTCCAGAAAGTATTCGGACTCAGCGATCGGAACCAAAACGAAATTAACTTCATGAAAGCCAGCGCGCAGGAGCTTAACAGGGAAATCTTTGGAACGTTCGGAGAACTGCCACCGGAACCGACGAGCACGCTGGAACAGTTGGATAAAGCATTTACAGGCCTGCTTCAGAAAGCTTGCAAAATCAGACAGGGTGAATGGAGGGACCAGTGTAACGACTTCATCCATTATACCTGTCTCGACCAAGCTTACAATCTCGGAAGTACAGCATTCTTCTTCGAAGCTGTATTTTCCATTTGCTGGAAAACGGCGTACCATTCTTGCAGATCGCTGAACTCGATAGATCTGGATCAATTCTGCATTGCTCCGGAAAGTACGGCATTCGGCAAAGCTTACGCCCATTACCAGGAAGCCTTGGAAACTCTTGCCCGTGAAATTGTTATTGACCCGCTTTCACCCAAAGTCAATAACGATCTGCTGGAAATGACGGCCAGTTTTGATTTGTTCGCTGCAAAGTGGACCTGGTGGTTAAGACATTGCATAAGTTGGGGTCTGGCAGGATTATGTATCTCAATCGTCCTACTGTCTCTTATATACGCCATCGTCTTCCTGGTTAAATATCGACGTAACCTTTACTTTTGCAACAATTACCTGAGCAGGGCCATCATGGAACGATGGGATATCAAACTGACGCGACGAGAGAGAAGTCGATATTATTCGACGTTCACCCGAATTATGTCCGACTATGTCTTCGTCATGTACAACTATCCATCGCGTTTCGCTGAATCGCTTCGTTTGATCGGTAAAGTCATGTTTTGTTTCTGGTTCGAACAATCAGCTAAATACTTACATCATTTGCTGATGAACATTCAGTTCGTCGTACCCAACTACGGGTCTGCTCGATTCGTCTTCAACGTCCAGGGCGATGGGATGTTCGCTTTTCTCATGCGGGCCGTTTTGGGTGGCTTCAGTCTAGAGAGCAAGTACTGCAAAATAGCCGACAGTTCCGTCTGTAACACAGCTTTCATTCCAGTCGAATGGCGTACGTGGCTCCAGTTGTTTTTGCTGGCCTTTTTCTACTTTATGATAGGCTTGTATCAAAGTAAGTCGGACTACATCATGTGCCGCATCTGCGATTTTCTCATACCGGAACAGGGAGAAAAGAGAACTGAGGTAACACTGGAAGAGATTGTGGAAGAACGTCGCAAGCGAGGAGTTGTCGCCATGGCACtagcagaagaagaaattaatCACCCGTGTTTTGATCACGAACAAAATGAATCTGTGATTGCGTTTTACCAGCCAAGACGTTGGTACCATCGGTTCATGCCAACACTCGTCTTGTCCACGATCGCTTACTGGAAATTCGGTGTCGACAGTATTCTATGCCAGATTTGCGGCCAGGACATCATCACAGCGAGATACGGGTGCAAAACTCTTTTATTTTGCGAAGAATGTAATTGCAATCTAACGCACTGCCCGTGCGGAAGCGAGGACTGTCAAGATCTTCAAAAATTTCCTGtatga